A region from the Polaribacter sp. Hel1_33_78 genome encodes:
- a CDS encoding DUF5689 domain-containing protein → MEKNKASILFIIFITSMFFIACVEDNDFTVPQNLGAEENLKLETIIDSIQNNQLELKSIKDLKSLYNSGNDPIKIVSDIIVKGYVISSDAKGNYFREFYMQDAAENPTAGIKIAINLTNSYNKFNFGREVYIRLKGLYIGEVNSGDGIITIGGKVSTTDVKEIQSVALNQMNTHFFRSKETAIIIPKEVSLAGLSASDIGTFITVKGVFFPSNLEGKTYVDPTEDFDTQRKIQTCQTVGYADLLLETSSFASFANKALPVGGGTINAVVSQDYNGHFLVLVLNSTEDVVMSEDRCVTRSESDFPIILLEENFDNLSGEIRITDWLNYREKGTKSWRSYSDTYAQSKAARVGSKSSGDASTITWLLTKGIDLDTTTAEFLSFETSNSFANGSNLEVLISTDWDGTESNISSATWSVLPAKIVSNGEGFKNWVHSTFVNLSNYTGTAFIAFRYAGSGNVYFDGTYELDNITIIAE, encoded by the coding sequence ATGGAAAAAAATAAAGCAAGCATCTTATTCATTATTTTTATAACAAGTATGTTTTTTATTGCCTGTGTAGAAGATAATGATTTTACAGTACCCCAAAATTTAGGAGCTGAAGAGAATCTAAAATTAGAGACAATTATAGACAGTATTCAAAACAATCAATTAGAATTAAAATCGATAAAAGATTTAAAAAGTTTATATAATTCAGGTAATGATCCTATAAAAATAGTTTCCGATATTATCGTAAAAGGATATGTTATCTCTTCGGATGCTAAAGGTAATTATTTTAGAGAATTTTATATGCAGGATGCAGCTGAAAACCCGACAGCAGGAATTAAAATAGCCATTAATTTAACTAATAGTTATAATAAATTCAACTTCGGAAGAGAAGTTTATATTCGTTTAAAAGGCTTGTATATCGGTGAAGTTAATTCCGGTGATGGCATAATTACAATTGGTGGAAAAGTTAGTACAACGGATGTAAAAGAAATACAAAGTGTTGCTTTAAATCAAATGAATACTCATTTTTTTCGTTCTAAGGAAACAGCAATAATTATTCCAAAAGAAGTTTCTTTAGCAGGTTTAAGCGCTTCAGATATTGGTACATTTATAACCGTAAAAGGCGTCTTCTTTCCATCTAATTTAGAAGGGAAAACGTATGTAGATCCAACAGAAGATTTTGATACACAGCGTAAAATACAAACTTGTCAAACAGTGGGTTATGCAGATTTATTGTTAGAGACTAGTTCGTTTGCAAGTTTTGCAAATAAGGCATTACCTGTTGGAGGCGGTACCATAAATGCAGTTGTTTCTCAAGATTATAATGGTCATTTTTTGGTGTTAGTTTTAAATTCTACAGAAGATGTTGTAATGTCCGAAGATAGATGTGTAACGCGTTCTGAAAGCGATTTTCCAATCATTTTATTAGAAGAAAATTTTGATAATTTATCTGGAGAAATAAGAATTACAGATTGGTTGAATTATAGAGAAAAAGGCACAAAATCTTGGAGATCTTATTCAGATACGTATGCTCAAAGTAAAGCAGCAAGAGTGGGTTCTAAAAGCTCAGGAGATGCAAGTACAATTACTTGGTTGCTTACAAAAGGGATAGATTTAGACACAACTACAGCAGAATTTTTATCCTTTGAAACCTCTAATAGTTTTGCAAACGGAAGTAATTTAGAAGTCTTAATCTCTACAGATTGGGATGGAACTGAATCAAATATATCCTCTGCAACTTGGAGTGTTTTACCAGCAAAAATAGTTTCTAATGGAGAAGGCTTTAAAAATTGGGTGCATTCTACTTTTGTAAATTTATCAAATTATACTGGTACTGCTTTTATTGCTTTTAGATATGCAGGTAGCGGAAATGTTTATTTTGATGGGACGTATGAATTAGATAATATCACTATTATTGCAGAATAA
- a CDS encoding carboxypeptidase-like regulatory domain-containing protein — translation MNKTIILIVLFLLCFTTIYSQNIIIGIVVDNNSESPLSNVFVRVKNTNVITKSDINGFFQLKDLSNGSCVLEIKFNGFETQNFPIELSGKTLDLGSIILYKDITEEQDLSIITITDDELNNDASAADNISGLLHASKDVFLRTAAFEFSSSFFRIKGLDSGNGKVLINGIEMNKVYDGRAQWSNWGGLNDVLRNQEFSNGLSPSNFTFGGVLGSTNMDTRASQQRPGTRISYSSSNRSYEHRVMATHSTGISEKGWAMTFSASRRLGNEGFNEGTSYNAYAVFASIEKKINENHSLNFTGIFTPNRRGKSSPNTQEVFDLKGIKYNEYWGNLNGKKRNSRIKEVVEPILMFSHYWNVSENATLQTNGSYQFGKIGNSRLDFNGGSNPSPSYYQILPSYFLRYNDLSGAYNAQENFVNNGQLNWDRIFDANTTNASVALNNAYVLYEDRNDDKQFTINTIYNAEINNNISINGKLEYKGLRSKNFAEVLDLLGGVGYLDINNFADTEVQMQNDVLNPNRVVGVGDKFRYNFNLSSVLINAFAQVQFKYNKIDFYAAAKISKITNQREGLYQNGRFENSSFGKSEKLNFINYGIKTGATYKINGRNLIDANFAYLTQAPTIRNSFSNARENNNIVNDLQSEKVFSLDVSYIRRGPIITSRVTTYYTEIEDATEISFYFADGVGGDNTAFVQEILSGIEKKQLGLEFGLEAQVTPTIKLKGAASIGSFTYANNPDLHLTSDVTNEGIFDENGRSGNYISNLKNYKIAAGPHTAHSVGFEYRDPNYWWIGATANFFSNTFVDIAPLTRSSNFYTDADGLTFPDYDIEVARELLQQEKFNNYKVVNLVGGKSWKIERYYISAFATVNNLLNTEYKSGGFEQGRNANYNELRADKALNKPVFGNKYWYGRGTTYFMNVNISF, via the coding sequence ATGAATAAAACTATTATATTAATAGTTCTGTTTCTGTTGTGCTTTACAACAATATATTCCCAAAATATTATAATAGGAATTGTCGTAGATAATAATTCTGAAAGCCCATTATCGAATGTCTTTGTGCGTGTTAAAAACACAAATGTTATTACTAAATCAGATATAAATGGATTCTTTCAGTTAAAAGATCTTTCCAACGGAAGCTGCGTTTTAGAAATTAAATTTAATGGATTTGAAACTCAGAATTTTCCTATAGAACTCTCTGGAAAGACCTTGGATTTAGGTTCAATCATTTTATACAAAGATATTACAGAGGAACAAGATTTAAGTATTATTACAATTACAGATGATGAATTAAATAATGATGCAAGTGCTGCCGATAATATCTCTGGACTTTTGCATGCTTCAAAAGATGTTTTTTTAAGAACTGCTGCTTTTGAGTTTAGTTCTTCTTTTTTTAGAATAAAAGGATTGGATTCTGGAAACGGTAAAGTTTTAATTAACGGAATTGAAATGAACAAGGTTTATGATGGCAGGGCGCAATGGAGCAATTGGGGCGGACTCAATGATGTTTTAAGGAATCAAGAATTTAGTAATGGTTTATCCCCGTCTAATTTTACTTTTGGAGGTGTTTTAGGATCTACAAACATGGATACGAGAGCTTCGCAGCAAAGACCTGGAACAAGAATCTCTTATTCTTCATCCAATAGAAGTTATGAGCATAGAGTTATGGCAACGCATTCTACAGGTATTTCTGAAAAAGGTTGGGCGATGACTTTTTCCGCAAGTAGGAGATTAGGAAACGAAGGTTTTAATGAAGGAACTTCTTACAATGCATATGCTGTTTTCGCATCTATAGAGAAGAAAATTAACGAGAATCACAGTCTAAATTTTACAGGAATTTTTACCCCAAATAGAAGAGGTAAATCTTCGCCTAACACCCAAGAAGTTTTCGATTTAAAAGGAATTAAGTATAATGAGTATTGGGGGAATCTCAATGGAAAAAAACGTAATTCCAGAATAAAAGAAGTTGTAGAACCCATTTTAATGTTCAGTCATTATTGGAATGTTTCAGAAAATGCAACATTACAAACAAATGGATCTTATCAGTTTGGGAAAATAGGAAATAGTCGTTTAGATTTTAACGGAGGCTCAAATCCTAGTCCTTCGTATTACCAAATATTACCAAGTTACTTTCTGAGATATAATGATTTATCCGGTGCCTATAATGCCCAAGAAAACTTTGTAAATAACGGGCAATTAAACTGGGATCGTATTTTTGATGCAAATACCACCAATGCAAGTGTTGCCTTAAACAATGCGTATGTTTTGTATGAGGATAGAAATGATGACAAACAATTTACCATAAATACCATTTACAATGCAGAGATTAATAATAATATTTCTATAAACGGAAAATTAGAATACAAAGGTTTACGTTCTAAAAATTTTGCAGAAGTTCTCGACTTATTAGGAGGAGTCGGCTATTTAGACATCAATAATTTTGCAGATACAGAAGTGCAAATGCAAAATGATGTATTAAATCCAAACAGAGTTGTTGGTGTTGGTGATAAATTTAGATATAATTTTAATTTAAGTTCAGTTCTAATTAATGCTTTTGCACAGGTACAGTTTAAATACAATAAAATAGATTTTTATGCAGCTGCAAAGATTTCTAAAATAACAAATCAAAGAGAAGGTTTGTATCAAAATGGTCGTTTTGAAAATAGTTCTTTTGGGAAATCAGAGAAATTAAATTTCATTAACTATGGTATAAAAACAGGCGCAACGTATAAAATTAATGGGCGTAATTTAATAGATGCAAATTTTGCTTATTTAACGCAAGCGCCAACCATTAGAAACTCTTTTTCTAATGCTAGAGAGAATAACAATATAGTTAATGATTTACAGAGTGAAAAAGTATTTTCTTTGGATGTAAGTTATATTAGAAGAGGTCCGATAATTACTTCTAGAGTAACCACTTACTATACCGAGATAGAGGATGCAACTGAAATTTCTTTTTATTTTGCTGATGGAGTTGGAGGAGATAACACTGCTTTTGTTCAAGAAATTTTATCAGGGATTGAAAAGAAACAGCTTGGACTAGAATTTGGTTTAGAAGCACAAGTTACGCCAACCATAAAATTAAAAGGAGCAGCTTCTATTGGTAGTTTTACCTATGCTAATAATCCTGATTTGCATCTTACTTCAGACGTTACAAATGAAGGAATTTTTGATGAAAACGGTCGTTCAGGAAATTACATATCAAATTTAAAAAACTATAAAATTGCAGCAGGACCTCACACTGCACATTCTGTTGGTTTTGAATATAGAGACCCAAATTATTGGTGGATTGGTGCAACGGCAAATTTCTTTAGCAACACTTTTGTAGATATTGCACCATTAACAAGATCCAGTAATTTTTATACAGATGCAGATGGTTTAACATTTCCGGATTATGATATAGAGGTTGCTAGAGAGCTTTTGCAGCAAGAAAAATTTAATAATTATAAAGTTGTAAACCTTGTTGGAGGAAAATCTTGGAAGATAGAGAGGTATTACATTAGTGCATTCGCAACGGTAAATAACCTACTAAATACGGAGTATAAATCTGGAGGATTTGAGCAAGGTAGAAATGCAAATTATAATGAATTAAGAGCTGATAAAGCGCTAAACAAACCTGTTTTTGGTAATAAATATTGGTATGGAAGAGGCACAACCTACTTTATGAATGTGAATATTAGTTTTTAA
- a CDS encoding endonuclease/exonuclease/phosphatase family protein: MKKKTYLLFLLMFTICVTFSQKNQNKYSIRTIAFYNLENLFDTINDTSINDEASPMMELKSNRSKVYWDKIDKLASTIAQIGLDKANTSPAIIGVSEVENLGVIEDLVKNKHLVKNNYGIIHYDSPDKRGIDVALLYQKKYFKPIYHEAFNPNIYKNNFKVYTRDQLLVSGYLDDELIHVIVNHWPSRSGGEAKSRPLREKAAYQNTKIIDQIRENDPNAKILILGDFNDDPINSSFKNILKTKRKKKNVGKNDIYNPYEDLFTRGFNTLVYRDNLNLFDMILISSPLLDRGVKDFSNYKMFQAMIFNKRFLSDKKGKFKGYPFRSFSNGGYTGGYSDHYPVYMYLIKEKK; the protein is encoded by the coding sequence ATGAAGAAGAAAACCTATTTACTATTTCTCTTAATGTTCACTATATGTGTCACTTTTTCACAGAAAAATCAAAATAAATACTCGATTAGAACCATTGCTTTTTACAATTTAGAAAACCTTTTTGACACTATAAATGATACTTCTATTAATGATGAAGCTAGCCCGATGATGGAGTTAAAATCAAACAGGTCCAAAGTTTATTGGGACAAGATTGATAAGCTAGCAAGTACGATTGCACAAATAGGATTAGATAAAGCAAATACGAGTCCTGCAATTATCGGGGTTTCCGAAGTAGAGAACCTAGGTGTTATAGAAGATTTGGTTAAAAATAAGCATTTAGTAAAAAATAATTACGGAATAATACATTACGATTCGCCTGACAAACGCGGAATTGATGTAGCCTTATTATATCAAAAAAAGTATTTTAAACCTATATATCATGAAGCTTTTAATCCTAATATTTATAAAAATAATTTTAAAGTATATACCAGAGATCAGTTATTAGTTTCTGGTTATTTAGACGATGAATTAATTCATGTTATTGTAAATCATTGGCCATCTAGAAGTGGTGGTGAAGCAAAGAGCAGGCCTTTACGCGAGAAAGCCGCATATCAAAACACAAAAATTATTGATCAAATTAGGGAAAACGACCCAAACGCTAAAATTCTTATTTTAGGTGATTTTAATGATGACCCTATAAACTCTAGTTTTAAAAACATTTTAAAAACAAAAAGAAAAAAGAAAAATGTAGGGAAAAACGATATTTACAATCCGTATGAGGATCTTTTTACAAGAGGCTTTAACACCCTAGTTTACAGAGATAATTTGAATCTTTTTGATATGATTTTAATTTCATCACCATTATTAGATAGAGGCGTAAAAGATTTTTCTAATTACAAAATGTTTCAAGCGATGATTTTTAATAAACGCTTTTTAAGTGATAAAAAGGGGAAATTTAAAGGTTATCCCTTTAGAAGTTTTTCTAATGGTGGGTATACTGGTGGTTATTCAGATCATTACCCTGTTTATATGTATTTAATTAAAGAGAAAAAGTAA
- a CDS encoding ribonuclease E/G — MKTELIIRSNSSDIDFALLRDGKLIELNNETTGNKFSVGDIFLAKIGKVLTGLNAAFVNVGYPKDGFLHYHDLGAQVNSLNTFIKKVSTGRYKEFTLKNFRFEEEINKDGSINKVLKTGQNLLVQIVKEPISTKGPRLSSELSIAGRFLVLVPFSNRVSVSQKIEDPKEKERLKRLAKSIKPKGFGVILRTVAEGKKVAELDKDLQNSLERWKKMCKSIANTNTPTKILSELNRASSILRDVMNETFTSIVTNDETLKVEIKEYLQEIYPEKEKIVKLHKSETPIFEKYGIERQIKTSFGKTVSMSRGAYLVIEHTEALHVIDVNSGNRSNKAGSQEDTALEVNLISATEIARQLQLRDMGGIIVVDFIDMHKAENRNKLYQHLKEQMALDRTKHKILPPSKFGLVQITRQRVRPELSIKTTEANPNKNGDVEAPIVLLDKIQADLEKFISNPKNKKIQLHLHPFIAAYLLKGVNSIRFKWYLKHKKWITIIPRDAYTYLHYRFKSPRD; from the coding sequence ATGAAAACAGAATTAATAATTCGTTCAAATTCATCTGATATTGATTTTGCCTTATTAAGAGATGGAAAACTTATTGAATTAAATAATGAAACAACTGGTAATAAATTTTCTGTTGGCGATATTTTTTTAGCCAAAATAGGAAAGGTATTAACAGGTTTAAATGCAGCCTTTGTAAATGTAGGATACCCAAAAGACGGGTTTTTACATTATCATGATTTAGGTGCGCAAGTAAACTCATTAAATACGTTCATTAAGAAAGTAAGCACAGGTAGGTATAAAGAATTCACTTTAAAAAACTTCCGATTTGAGGAAGAAATTAACAAAGACGGTAGTATAAATAAGGTACTAAAAACAGGTCAAAACCTTTTAGTACAAATTGTAAAAGAGCCAATTTCTACAAAAGGCCCAAGATTAAGTTCAGAGCTTTCAATAGCTGGTAGATTTTTGGTATTAGTTCCTTTTTCTAACAGAGTTTCAGTTTCTCAAAAAATTGAAGACCCAAAAGAAAAAGAACGATTAAAAAGATTAGCAAAAAGCATAAAACCAAAAGGTTTTGGCGTTATTTTAAGAACTGTTGCCGAAGGAAAAAAGGTGGCGGAATTAGATAAAGATTTGCAAAACTCATTAGAACGTTGGAAAAAAATGTGTAAAAGCATAGCTAACACAAATACACCAACAAAAATTTTGAGCGAATTAAACAGGGCGTCTTCTATTTTAAGAGACGTTATGAATGAAACTTTTACAAGTATTGTAACAAATGATGAAACTTTGAAAGTAGAAATTAAAGAATATCTACAAGAGATTTATCCTGAAAAAGAAAAAATAGTAAAGTTGCACAAGTCTGAAACTCCAATTTTTGAAAAATATGGAATAGAAAGACAAATAAAAACATCGTTTGGTAAAACAGTTTCTATGAGCAGAGGTGCGTATCTAGTAATAGAGCACACAGAAGCTTTACACGTTATTGATGTTAATAGCGGAAACCGTTCTAATAAAGCAGGCTCTCAAGAAGATACAGCATTAGAAGTAAATTTAATTTCAGCTACAGAAATAGCACGTCAATTGCAATTGCGTGATATGGGCGGGATTATAGTTGTTGATTTTATTGATATGCATAAGGCTGAAAACAGAAACAAACTGTATCAGCACTTAAAAGAGCAAATGGCTTTAGATAGAACAAAACATAAAATATTACCTCCAAGTAAATTTGGTTTGGTGCAAATTACAAGACAAAGGGTTAGACCAGAGTTAAGTATAAAAACTACCGAAGCCAACCCAAATAAAAATGGAGATGTAGAAGCGCCAATTGTCTTATTAGACAAAATTCAAGCAGATTTAGAAAAATTTATTTCTAATCCAAAAAATAAAAAGATACAATTACACTTGCATCCTTTTATCGCTGCTTATTTATTAAAAGGCGTAAATTCTATTCGTTTTAAATGGTATTTAAAACACAAAAAGTGGATTACTATTATACCTAGAGATGCTTACACATACTTACATTATAGATTTAAATCTCCTAGAGATTAA
- a CDS encoding HU family DNA-binding protein, with protein MTKADIVSKISDKSGIEKTDVLATVEAFMTEVKDALENGDNVYLRGFGSFIIKTRAEKTGRNISKNTTIKIPAHNIPAFKPAKTFTEGVKNKVAVK; from the coding sequence ATGACGAAAGCAGATATCGTATCGAAAATTTCAGACAAATCTGGTATAGAAAAGACAGATGTTTTAGCAACAGTTGAGGCGTTTATGACTGAAGTTAAAGATGCATTGGAAAATGGGGATAACGTTTATTTAAGAGGTTTTGGTAGTTTTATTATTAAAACTAGAGCAGAGAAAACAGGTAGAAATATTTCAAAAAATACGACTATTAAAATTCCAGCACACAACATTCCAGCTTTTAAACCAGCGAAAACTTTTACTGAAGGAGTAAAAAATAAAGTAGCTGTTAAGTAA
- the mutY gene encoding A/G-specific adenine glycosylase encodes MKFSNTLIYWYLQNNRELPWRKVNNPYFIWLSEIMLQQTRVAQGMAYYLKFTENFPTVFDLAKADESTVLKMWQGLGYYSRARNLHHSAKQIAIEFNGEFPSTYKEIIKLKGIGDYTASAIASICFNEPTAVVDGNVYRVLSRYFGIKTPINSSTGIKEFKALAQTLINKSQPGTHNQAIMDFGALLCKPQNPLCETCPLADSCVALAKKLIKELPVKEKKIKVRNRYFNFLVVKTDDGKTILSERKGKGIWQGLYQFPLIESDKSINKNELVSLEEFINLFPHITTLSLFNKKEIVHKLSHQHLYTQFWVVEVLASSAAKIKWNVVHKYPVPVLIANFLETFQIKK; translated from the coding sequence ATGAAATTTTCTAATACATTAATTTACTGGTACTTACAAAACAACAGAGAATTGCCTTGGCGTAAAGTCAATAATCCATACTTTATTTGGCTATCAGAGATTATGTTACAGCAAACAAGAGTTGCACAAGGAATGGCCTATTATTTAAAATTTACTGAAAATTTTCCAACTGTTTTTGATCTCGCTAAAGCGGATGAAAGCACTGTTTTAAAAATGTGGCAAGGTTTAGGATATTACTCCCGTGCAAGAAATTTACATCACTCAGCAAAACAAATAGCCATCGAATTTAATGGTGAATTTCCGTCTACCTACAAAGAAATAATTAAACTAAAAGGTATAGGAGATTATACCGCTTCTGCAATTGCATCGATTTGTTTTAATGAACCAACTGCTGTAGTAGACGGAAATGTTTACAGAGTTTTGTCTCGTTATTTTGGCATTAAAACACCTATAAATTCATCAACGGGAATTAAAGAATTTAAAGCTTTAGCTCAAACTTTAATAAATAAATCTCAACCAGGAACTCACAATCAAGCAATTATGGATTTTGGCGCACTTCTTTGCAAGCCTCAAAATCCTTTATGCGAAACTTGCCCTTTGGCGGATAGCTGTGTGGCTTTGGCAAAGAAATTGATAAAAGAACTTCCCGTAAAAGAAAAAAAAATAAAAGTGAGAAATAGATATTTTAACTTTCTAGTTGTTAAAACTGATGATGGAAAAACAATTTTATCAGAAAGAAAAGGAAAAGGAATTTGGCAAGGGTTATATCAATTCCCTTTAATTGAAAGTGATAAGAGCATCAACAAAAACGAACTTGTTTCTTTAGAGGAATTTATAAATTTATTTCCACATATAACAACTTTATCACTCTTCAATAAAAAAGAAATAGTGCATAAATTATCTCATCAGCACTTATACACACAATTCTGGGTTGTAGAGGTGTTAGCGTCATCAGCAGCAAAAATAAAATGGAACGTTGTTCATAAATATCCTGTTCCTGTTTTAATTGCTAATTTCTTAGAGACCTTTCAAATTAAAAAGTAA
- a CDS encoding single-stranded DNA-binding protein gives MAGTINKVILIGNLGDDVKMHYFEGGNSIGRFPIATSESYTNKQTGEKVSTTDWHNIVVRNKLAEICEKYLSKGDKVYVEGKLKNRQWEQDGVKRYSTEIHVNEMTFLTTKKSLENTNNAPQNQNSSASPKSVVKEENDDLPF, from the coding sequence ATGGCAGGTACAATAAATAAGGTAATTTTAATCGGTAATTTAGGTGATGATGTGAAAATGCATTATTTCGAAGGAGGTAATTCTATTGGAAGATTCCCTATTGCAACAAGCGAAAGTTATACAAATAAACAAACTGGAGAAAAAGTATCAACTACCGATTGGCATAATATTGTTGTTAGAAATAAGCTGGCAGAAATTTGCGAAAAATATTTATCAAAAGGGGATAAAGTGTATGTTGAAGGAAAATTAAAAAACCGTCAATGGGAACAAGACGGAGTGAAACGTTATTCGACCGAAATTCATGTAAATGAAATGACTTTTTTAACGACTAAAAAGAGTCTTGAAAACACGAACAATGCTCCTCAAAACCAAAACTCTTCTGCAAGTCCAAAGTCAGTTGTAAAAGAAGAAAATGATGATTTACCTTTTTAA
- the gldE gene encoding gliding motility-associated protein GldE, giving the protein MDPDPEPLFLLSTSIDFLNVINAFVLIALLLSSALISGTEVAFFSLSQTDLNKLSNGGKGGDIIVKLLEKPRKLLATILITNNFINILIVLLFASLAESLFNNFTYQLNLYFFIIPVRFLVEIILVTFLILLFGEVLPKVYASRNALRFSIKMSKFIHLINIFLTPFSMPLIALTKFIEKKLGNKNTNFSVETLSQALELTSEGATTKEEQKILEGIVNFGNTETVQIMKPRIDIFALSSDDSYEEVLDKILKNGYSRNPVYNENIDTIIGVLYAKDLLAHLDKKTFNWQNLIREAFFVPENKKLDDLLSDFKERKNHLAIVVDEYGGTSGLVTLEDVIEEIVGDINDEFDDDDLAYSKIDENTYVFEGKTSIKDFCRVLDDEDEEIFEEEKGESETIAGFILEISGKFPKKGEKINFKNYTFTIEALDKKRIRQVKATKNA; this is encoded by the coding sequence TTGGACCCAGATCCCGAACCTTTATTTCTATTATCTACTTCAATTGATTTTTTAAATGTAATTAATGCCTTTGTTTTAATTGCTTTGCTTTTAAGTTCTGCATTAATTTCCGGAACAGAAGTTGCCTTTTTTTCGCTTTCCCAAACAGATTTAAACAAACTTTCAAATGGTGGAAAAGGAGGAGATATTATTGTAAAACTACTCGAAAAACCTAGAAAATTATTGGCTACGATTTTAATCACGAATAATTTCATCAATATTTTAATTGTGTTGTTATTTGCTTCTTTAGCAGAAAGTTTATTTAATAATTTTACGTATCAGCTAAATCTTTATTTTTTTATAATTCCAGTTCGTTTTTTAGTTGAAATAATACTAGTGACTTTTTTAATTCTTTTATTTGGAGAGGTTTTACCAAAAGTCTATGCTTCTAGAAATGCGCTTCGCTTTTCAATAAAAATGTCTAAATTTATTCATCTCATAAATATTTTCTTAACGCCTTTTAGCATGCCTTTAATTGCGTTAACAAAGTTTATTGAAAAGAAGCTAGGGAACAAAAACACTAATTTCTCTGTTGAAACCTTATCGCAAGCCTTAGAGCTAACCTCTGAAGGAGCGACCACAAAAGAAGAACAAAAAATTTTAGAAGGTATTGTGAATTTTGGAAACACAGAAACTGTGCAAATCATGAAACCTAGAATAGATATTTTCGCGCTTTCTAGCGATGACAGTTATGAAGAGGTTTTAGATAAAATTCTTAAAAACGGATATTCTAGAAACCCTGTTTATAATGAAAACATAGACACTATTATTGGCGTTTTATATGCCAAAGATTTATTAGCACATTTAGATAAGAAAACTTTTAATTGGCAAAATTTAATTAGGGAAGCTTTTTTTGTTCCTGAAAATAAAAAATTAGATGACTTGTTGAGCGATTTTAAAGAGCGTAAAAATCACTTGGCAATTGTAGTTGATGAATATGGAGGTACAAGCGGATTGGTAACTTTAGAAGACGTTATTGAAGAGATTGTAGGGGATATAAATGATGAGTTTGATGATGATGATTTAGCTTATTCTAAAATTGATGAAAATACATACGTTTTTGAAGGCAAAACAAGCATCAAAGATTTCTGCAGAGTTTTAGATGATGAAGATGAAGAAATTTTTGAAGAAGAAAAAGGCGAGAGTGAGACAATTGCTGGTTTTATTTTAGAAATTTCGGGTAAATTCCCAAAAAAAGGAGAGAAAATAAACTTCAAAAATTATACGTTTACAATTGAAGCTTTAGATAAAAAACGTATAAGGCAAGTAAAAGCAACCAAAAATGCGTAA
- the gldD gene encoding gliding motility lipoprotein GldD yields MRNIFILIISLIFISCNEIVLPKPKAYLSLEYPKKEYKKLEISGPYTFEILKAAKVIDAKNYWLKIRYPKLKASLDITYRPVENNIKELLTEAEKLVFKHALKAEQITPKDFIDTNKRVFGSLYEITGNAASQIQFHITDSTTNFIKGSLSFYAKPNYDSILPAVAYIKEDILRLIETLEWKN; encoded by the coding sequence ATGCGTAATATTTTTATACTGATAATTTCACTTATTTTTATTTCTTGCAATGAAATTGTTTTACCAAAACCAAAAGCATATTTGAGTTTAGAGTACCCTAAAAAAGAATATAAAAAATTAGAAATTTCGGGGCCTTATACTTTTGAAATTTTAAAGGCTGCAAAGGTTATAGATGCTAAAAATTATTGGTTAAAAATACGGTATCCAAAATTAAAAGCATCCCTAGACATCACCTACAGACCTGTGGAAAACAATATAAAAGAACTCTTAACTGAGGCTGAAAAACTCGTTTTTAAACATGCGCTTAAAGCTGAACAAATTACACCTAAAGACTTTATAGACACGAATAAAAGAGTTTTTGGAAGTTTATATGAAATTACCGGAAATGCCGCTTCTCAAATACAATTTCACATCACGGATAGTACTACTAATTTTATAAAAGGATCATTGTCTTTTTATGCAAAACCAAACTACGATTCCATTCTACCTGCGGTTGCCTATATCAAGGAAGATATTCTGCGTTTAATAGAAACATTAGAGTGGAAAAATTAA